One Lacunisphaera limnophila DNA window includes the following coding sequences:
- a CDS encoding fumarylacetoacetate hydrolase family protein, whose translation MKIIRYLDSAGRAHYGSEQPDGSALRLEGDIYAGPRVTTDRADVRKLLAPVVPAQILCIGLNYRQHAEETKAKIPERPILFVKGINTLQHPGDPILIPQHLRSDEVDYECELAVVIGKACKNVTRATALDYVLGYTCANDVSARDHQIKLGGGQWCRGKFFDTFAPLGPRLVTTDEIPNPNALAISTTLSGVRVQGSNTADMIFDVPAIIEYLSGSTTLVPGTVILTGTPQGVGMATKPLPRWLRPGDSVTIEIEQIGALTNPVALEPV comes from the coding sequence ATGAAAATCATCCGCTACCTCGATTCCGCCGGCCGGGCGCATTACGGCTCCGAGCAACCCGACGGCTCCGCCCTGCGCCTCGAGGGTGACATCTACGCCGGCCCCCGTGTTACCACCGATCGGGCCGATGTGCGCAAGCTCCTCGCCCCCGTGGTGCCGGCACAGATCCTCTGCATCGGCCTCAACTACCGGCAGCACGCCGAGGAGACCAAGGCCAAGATCCCCGAGCGGCCCATCCTCTTTGTGAAGGGCATCAACACGCTCCAGCACCCGGGCGACCCGATCCTGATCCCGCAGCACCTGCGCAGCGACGAGGTGGATTACGAATGCGAGCTCGCGGTGGTCATCGGCAAGGCCTGCAAGAACGTCACCCGCGCGACGGCCCTGGATTACGTCCTGGGTTACACCTGCGCCAACGATGTCTCGGCCCGCGACCACCAGATCAAGCTGGGCGGCGGCCAGTGGTGCCGCGGCAAGTTTTTCGACACCTTCGCCCCGCTCGGGCCGCGCTTGGTGACGACTGACGAGATTCCGAACCCCAACGCCCTGGCGATTTCCACGACACTCAGCGGCGTGCGCGTCCAGGGCTCGAACACCGCCGACATGATCTTCGACGTGCCGGCCATCATCGAGTACCTCAGCGGCAGCACGACCCTCGTCCCCGGCACGGTCATACTCACCGGCACCCCGCAGGGCGTCGGCATGGCGACCAAACCGCTGCCCCGCTGGCTGCGCCCGGGCGACTCGGTGACGATCGAGATTGAGCAGATCGGCGCCCTGACCAACCCCGTCGCCCTCGAGCCGGTTTGA
- a CDS encoding substrate-binding domain-containing protein produces the protein MMKLPHALCLLALIPLTAFSANEKIAVIPKGTTHSFWKSVEAGARQAGAEFGVEILWKGPLKEDDRAQQIGVVQQFVSSGVDAIVLAPLDDTALRTPVKSAADRKIPVVIFDSALKGEVGKDFLSYVATNNFRGGEIGGTELVRLLGGKGKVVLLRYAEGSASTAEREAGFLSVIKQHPGITLIVENRYAGATISSAQDAAMNLIDKIREADGLFCPNESSTQGMLLALRQTGLAGKKTFVGFDTSPFLLTALERGQVQALVAQNPTRMGYLGVATAVKHLRGEKVEATVDTGCVLVTKENRNTPEVEAVVGK, from the coding sequence ATGATGAAACTACCCCACGCCCTTTGCCTTCTTGCCCTGATTCCCCTGACGGCCTTTTCCGCCAATGAGAAAATTGCCGTCATCCCCAAGGGCACGACCCACAGCTTTTGGAAATCCGTCGAAGCCGGCGCCCGGCAGGCCGGGGCTGAGTTCGGGGTCGAAATCCTGTGGAAGGGCCCGCTAAAGGAGGACGACCGGGCCCAGCAGATTGGCGTCGTCCAGCAGTTCGTGTCCTCCGGCGTGGATGCCATCGTGCTCGCCCCGCTCGACGACACCGCCCTGCGCACCCCGGTGAAGAGCGCCGCCGACCGCAAGATCCCGGTGGTGATCTTCGACTCGGCGCTCAAGGGTGAGGTGGGGAAGGATTTCCTGAGCTATGTCGCCACGAACAATTTCCGTGGCGGCGAGATCGGCGGCACGGAGCTGGTCCGCCTGCTCGGCGGCAAGGGCAAGGTCGTGCTCTTGCGCTACGCCGAGGGCTCCGCCAGTACGGCCGAGCGCGAGGCCGGGTTCCTGTCCGTGATCAAGCAGCACCCCGGCATCACCCTCATCGTCGAGAACCGCTATGCCGGCGCCACCATCAGCTCCGCGCAGGATGCCGCCATGAACCTCATCGACAAGATCCGGGAGGCTGACGGCCTCTTCTGTCCCAACGAGTCCTCCACCCAGGGCATGCTGTTGGCGCTGCGCCAGACCGGCCTGGCGGGGAAGAAGACCTTCGTGGGCTTCGACACCTCGCCCTTCCTGCTCACCGCCCTCGAGCGCGGCCAGGTCCAGGCGCTCGTAGCCCAGAACCCGACTCGCATGGGTTACCTCGGCGTGGCCACGGCGGTGAAGCACCTGCGCGGGGAAAAGGTGGAGGCCACGGTCGACACGGGCTGCGTGCTCGTGACGAAGGAAAACCGCAACACGCCCGAGGTCGAGGCGGTCGTGGGGAAGTAA
- a CDS encoding sugar ABC transporter ATP-binding protein, giving the protein MSPILQLSGIRKRFGATVALDGVSLEVLPGEVHAVVGENGAGKSTLMKILSGAIAADAGTMQLAGAAFAPAGPLQARRAGVVMVNQELAIAPHLSVAENIVLGAEPGRGGLVRHAESRRLAGAALAELGRPDIPLHVPAGSLSIAEQQLVEIARALALGCRVLVLDEPTSSLTHADVEKLFGLVRRLRAQGRSVIYISHFLEEVAALSDRYTVLRDGQSVATGRTAETTMDRVAQLMVGRQVNELYTRSVRPTGEVALEVTGLAGPVKPVSASLQLRRGEVLGLAGLVGAGRSELLRTIFALDAVRAGTVRVGVHAGPASPLWRWRQGLGLLSEDRKREGLALNLSLEHNLTLPRLDPFIRPAALATETRGWIEKLGVRCAGPAQAIGNLSGGNQQKIALGRLLRNGADVLLLDEPTRGVDIGAKQNIYRLIDELAGSGKAVLMVSSYLPELLGTCDRIAVMCRGVLGPARPVAECTEHSIMLAATGTAA; this is encoded by the coding sequence ATGTCTCCCATCCTCCAGCTCTCCGGGATCAGGAAGCGCTTTGGCGCGACGGTGGCGTTGGATGGGGTCAGCCTGGAAGTTCTCCCGGGAGAGGTGCACGCGGTGGTGGGGGAGAACGGGGCGGGCAAGAGCACGCTGATGAAGATCCTTTCCGGCGCCATTGCGGCGGATGCCGGCACGATGCAGCTGGCAGGCGCGGCCTTCGCGCCGGCCGGTCCGCTGCAGGCCCGCCGCGCAGGGGTGGTGATGGTGAACCAGGAGCTCGCCATCGCCCCGCACCTAAGCGTGGCCGAGAACATCGTCCTTGGCGCCGAGCCGGGTCGCGGCGGTTTGGTGCGTCACGCCGAGTCCCGCCGCCTCGCGGGGGCGGCGCTGGCGGAGTTAGGCCGGCCCGACATCCCCCTGCACGTCCCCGCCGGCTCACTCAGCATCGCCGAGCAACAGCTGGTCGAGATTGCCCGGGCGCTGGCGCTGGGCTGCCGGGTTCTCGTCCTGGACGAACCCACGAGCAGCCTCACGCACGCCGATGTCGAAAAACTCTTCGGCCTCGTCCGCCGCCTGCGGGCGCAGGGCCGGTCGGTCATCTACATCTCGCACTTCCTCGAGGAGGTGGCGGCGTTGTCCGACCGCTACACCGTCTTGCGCGACGGCCAGAGTGTGGCCACGGGACGCACGGCGGAGACCACCATGGACCGCGTCGCCCAGCTCATGGTGGGCCGGCAGGTGAACGAACTTTACACCCGTTCGGTGCGGCCGACGGGGGAGGTGGCGCTGGAGGTCACTGGTCTGGCCGGACCGGTCAAGCCGGTCTCCGCCTCGCTGCAGCTGCGGCGAGGTGAGGTGCTGGGTCTCGCCGGCCTGGTCGGCGCGGGGCGCAGCGAGCTGTTGCGGACGATCTTCGCCCTCGACGCGGTGCGGGCGGGCACGGTGCGCGTGGGGGTCCACGCCGGACCGGCCTCGCCGCTCTGGCGCTGGCGACAGGGGCTCGGGCTGTTGAGCGAGGATCGCAAGCGTGAAGGTCTCGCACTGAATCTCAGCCTGGAGCACAACCTCACGCTGCCGCGGCTGGATCCCTTCATTCGTCCCGCGGCCCTCGCGACGGAGACCCGCGGGTGGATCGAGAAGCTGGGCGTGCGCTGCGCCGGACCGGCGCAGGCCATCGGCAATCTCTCGGGCGGCAACCAGCAGAAGATCGCCCTCGGCCGCCTGCTGCGCAACGGGGCCGACGTCCTCCTGCTCGACGAGCCCACGCGCGGCGTGGATATCGGGGCGAAGCAGAACATCTACCGCCTGATCGACGAGCTGGCCGGGTCCGGCAAGGCCGTGCTCATGGTCAGCAGCTACCTGCCCGAGTTGCTCGGCACCTGCGATCGCATCGCGGTCATGTGCCGCGGCGTGCTCGGCCCGGCGCGGCCGGTGGCGGAGTGCACGGAGCACAGCATCATGCTGGCAGCGACGGGGACGGCAGCGTGA
- a CDS encoding ABC transporter permease: MSDTLPVSAKTTWLRHVLTAFAPLVGLIAVCGLFAALRFDTFVTPDNFAIILQQTAVIGIAALGMTLVIIAGGIDLSVGSIIALGTVVIALLLQEGYSPLVAALGGVGASAVCGALSGLLITRLRLLPFVVTLGMMGALRGAAKGLANEQPVYPDETWLNDLMQLGSRGGLPSGVWLMLGFAVLVALLLRYTRFGRHVFAVGSNELTARLCGVPVERVKLLVYILGGAFAGLGAVLQFAYLTGGDPTTAVGLELNIIAAVVIGGASLAGGQGTIIGTLVGALIMSVVANGCTKLGLSNWVQEIVTGGIIIAAVLLDYFRRRNAAANG; this comes from the coding sequence ATGTCTGACACCCTTCCAGTTTCCGCCAAAACCACCTGGTTGCGCCACGTGCTCACGGCTTTTGCGCCGCTGGTCGGGTTGATCGCGGTGTGCGGGCTGTTTGCCGCGCTGCGGTTCGACACCTTTGTCACGCCGGACAACTTTGCCATCATCCTCCAGCAGACGGCCGTGATCGGCATCGCCGCGCTGGGCATGACGCTGGTCATCATCGCGGGTGGCATCGATCTCTCGGTCGGCTCGATCATCGCGCTGGGGACAGTGGTCATCGCATTGCTCCTGCAGGAAGGGTATTCCCCCCTCGTGGCGGCCCTGGGCGGCGTCGGGGCGTCTGCGGTCTGCGGGGCGTTGTCCGGCCTGCTGATCACGCGGCTGCGGTTGCTGCCATTTGTCGTTACCCTCGGCATGATGGGCGCCTTGCGGGGCGCGGCCAAAGGACTGGCGAACGAGCAACCCGTCTACCCCGACGAGACCTGGCTGAACGACCTGATGCAGCTGGGGAGCCGCGGCGGCCTGCCGTCGGGCGTTTGGCTGATGCTCGGGTTCGCCGTGCTGGTGGCGCTGCTGCTGCGGTATACGCGCTTTGGCCGCCATGTGTTTGCGGTCGGGTCGAATGAGCTGACCGCGCGCCTGTGCGGCGTGCCGGTCGAGCGGGTGAAACTCTTGGTTTATATCCTGGGCGGCGCCTTCGCCGGGCTGGGGGCGGTGCTGCAGTTTGCCTATCTCACGGGTGGCGATCCGACGACGGCGGTCGGTCTCGAGCTCAACATCATCGCGGCCGTGGTCATCGGCGGCGCCAGTCTGGCGGGCGGGCAGGGGACGATCATCGGGACCCTGGTCGGGGCGCTGATCATGAGCGTGGTGGCCAATGGCTGCACGAAGCTGGGCCTGTCCAACTGGGTGCAGGAGATCGTCACTGGCGGTATCATCATCGCGGCGGTCCTGCTGGATTACTTCCGGCGGCGGAACGCGGCGGCGAATGGTTGA
- a CDS encoding serine hydrolase domain-containing protein, producing the protein MKIPRLLAPAFVFIALLGLARAADPAAHGFDPERLKRLDAVIQTEIDGQRLAGAVMIVKRDGQDVVLKAYGAHDVENAVPMRTDSIFRIASMSKAVTTVAALMLYEEGRFMLNDPVGKFIPEFAKSVVAVAPPAGSPADVKYVTVPAKRAITIRDLMTHTAGLSYGDFAAIEDYKKAKLHGWYLLDHDETIGEAMKRLATLPLSAQPGEAFNYGYGTDLLGHLVEVVSGMPLDRFFEERILKPLRMPDTGFYLPPEKAARLAVVYGREGDKLVRKEDSARTDFINGPRKLFSGGAGLYSTASDYGRFLQMLLNGGELDGVRLLSPRTVALMHVNHTGNLFGWDTKAFGLGFWVNEDPGAQGELVGVGAYGWGSAYFPQYVVDPQEKLVGLLMCQLTPTGGSNLNQRFKVTIYQALK; encoded by the coding sequence ATGAAAATCCCCCGACTGCTTGCTCCTGCCTTTGTTTTCATCGCCTTGCTGGGCCTGGCCCGGGCGGCCGATCCGGCGGCGCACGGCTTCGACCCCGAGCGGCTGAAGCGGCTGGATGCCGTCATCCAAACCGAGATCGACGGACAGCGCCTGGCCGGGGCGGTCATGATCGTGAAGCGCGACGGGCAGGATGTCGTGCTCAAGGCCTACGGCGCCCACGACGTGGAAAATGCCGTGCCGATGCGGACCGACTCGATCTTCCGCATCGCCTCGATGAGCAAGGCGGTGACAACCGTCGCGGCGCTGATGCTCTATGAGGAGGGCCGGTTCATGCTCAACGACCCGGTGGGCAAGTTCATCCCGGAGTTTGCGAAGTCCGTGGTGGCCGTGGCGCCGCCCGCAGGCTCGCCGGCGGACGTCAAATACGTGACGGTCCCGGCCAAACGGGCGATCACGATCCGGGATCTCATGACGCACACTGCGGGGCTGAGCTACGGTGATTTTGCGGCGATCGAGGATTACAAGAAGGCGAAGCTGCACGGCTGGTACCTGCTGGACCACGACGAGACGATCGGCGAGGCGATGAAGCGCCTGGCCACGCTGCCGTTGTCGGCCCAGCCCGGCGAGGCCTTCAATTACGGCTACGGCACGGACCTGCTCGGGCATCTCGTCGAGGTGGTGTCGGGCATGCCGTTGGACCGGTTCTTCGAGGAGAGGATCCTGAAACCGCTGCGGATGCCGGACACGGGCTTCTATCTCCCGCCGGAGAAGGCGGCCCGCCTGGCGGTCGTATATGGCCGGGAGGGCGACAAGCTGGTCCGGAAGGAGGACTCGGCGCGCACGGATTTCATCAACGGCCCGCGCAAGCTGTTCTCGGGTGGCGCCGGCCTGTATTCGACGGCGTCCGACTACGGGCGCTTCCTGCAGATGTTGCTCAACGGGGGCGAGCTGGACGGCGTGCGGCTGCTGAGCCCACGGACGGTGGCGCTGATGCACGTGAACCACACGGGCAATCTCTTCGGCTGGGACACGAAGGCCTTCGGCCTCGGTTTCTGGGTGAACGAGGATCCGGGCGCGCAGGGCGAGCTGGTGGGCGTGGGCGCCTATGGCTGGGGCAGCGCGTATTTCCCGCAGTATGTCGTCGATCCGCAGGAGAAGCTGGTGGGCCTGCTGATGTGCCAGCTCACCCCGACGGGCGGCAGCAATTTGAACCAGCGGTTCAAGGTGACGATCTATCAGGCGTTGAAGTGA
- the xdhC gene encoding xanthine dehydrogenase accessory protein XdhC: MNPGTLYEELLALERGGTGCVLVILVEALGSTPQDTGAKMLVTATGLHAGTVGGGKVEAKALALAQEMLAAGESGPRFVTWTLRTDVGMTCGGSVKFYLEPHLAGGAGAAWPIWIFGAGHVVQALVPVLAPLACALTVVDPRREWLDRLPRAHNLRLIQTDEPRELVPTMPDHAFLLCLTKGHASDRPVLQRALAERTFPFVGVIGSDAKAEVLRREMIADGLPPERAKQFYCPVGLPFGSNDPREIAISIAGQLLKERDRLKL; the protein is encoded by the coding sequence ATGAATCCGGGCACGCTCTATGAGGAACTGCTCGCGCTCGAGCGCGGCGGCACGGGGTGCGTGCTGGTGATCCTCGTCGAGGCCCTGGGCAGCACGCCGCAGGACACGGGGGCCAAGATGCTCGTGACCGCTACCGGCCTGCATGCCGGCACGGTGGGCGGGGGCAAGGTCGAGGCCAAGGCGCTCGCGCTCGCGCAGGAGATGCTGGCCGCGGGGGAAAGCGGACCGCGTTTCGTAACCTGGACCCTCCGGACCGATGTCGGCATGACCTGCGGCGGCTCGGTGAAATTCTACCTGGAGCCGCACCTCGCCGGCGGCGCGGGCGCGGCGTGGCCGATCTGGATCTTCGGTGCCGGGCACGTCGTGCAGGCGCTGGTGCCGGTGCTGGCGCCCCTGGCGTGTGCCCTCACGGTGGTGGATCCGCGGCGCGAGTGGCTCGACCGGCTGCCGCGGGCGCACAACCTGCGCCTCATCCAGACCGACGAGCCGAGGGAGCTGGTGCCGACGATGCCCGACCATGCTTTTCTGCTGTGCCTGACCAAGGGCCACGCCAGCGACCGACCGGTGTTGCAGCGCGCGCTGGCGGAGCGGACGTTTCCCTTCGTCGGCGTGATCGGCAGCGACGCCAAGGCGGAGGTCCTGCGCCGCGAGATGATCGCCGACGGCCTGCCGCCGGAGCGGGCGAAACAGTTTTATTGTCCAGTCGGATTGCCTTTCGGGAGCAACGACCCGCGGGAGATTGCGATCAGCATCGCGGGGCAGTTGCTCAAGGAGCGGGATAGATTGAAGTTGTAG
- the xdhB gene encoding xanthine dehydrogenase molybdopterin binding subunit, with product MATTSTFAFTLNGAPVRIEGLSPTTTLLDWLRSTGRTGSKQGCAEGDCGACTVAVVDRDADGKPTYRAINSCIALLPMFAGREVVTVEGLATGDHLHPVQQAMVGNYGSQCGYCTPGFVVSLFEGYYRKGCTGPAAINDQVCGNLCRCTGYRSIRDAALEAYDSRGPGRETRATSDSFAARLKKPVPAPAALDYAAGADRFFRPTTLAELFRLRKKFPAARLVAGATEIGVELNKKFKSFPLLISTEAVAELTRIRRTPAGWRIGGAVTLTAVEEKVAPHNPPLARMLRLFAARQIRNRATLGGNIATASPIGDSAPVLLALDASLVLATARRTRTVPLADFFTGYRQTLLQPGEVIKEIVLPKYAAARGRQRRADFVKVSHRTELDISIVAAAFCVDVDKKGIVRHARLAYGGVAERPRRALKTEALLLGKTFAESADLAAEALRGEFTPIDDVRSGAAYRRGLVVSLWQKFVSGEQSLVHDLPPDYAYQGAWPVDEATKALRHESAAGHVTGRALYVDDTAQRRPMLDVWPVMAPHARAKILRRDISAALKAPGVVAILLAEDIPGENNTGPARHDEPLLAQDEVLFHGQTVAIVVGESPQACRAAAALVRVDYAPLPAVLGLKAAVAADSFHTDWHALSRGDCAAALTAAPRSFEGEFEFGGQEHFYLETQAAWAEPGEDGAVLINSSTQHPSEIQAIVSEVLHLPRHKIVVQAPRMGGGFGGKETQGNAIAAIVALAARKTGRPVRWQLDRDLDMTLTGKRHPFHAKFRIGHDVDGRVLAADVTLVADGGWSLDLSLPIADRALFHLDNAYYLPAVAFRSRVAKTNVTSHTAFRGFGGPQGMLVIEEIMDRVARRTGLAPEVVRERNLYHGTGETNRTHYHEDIGDNRLQSLWHQARENAGFPARRAAIAAWNAAHPRIKRGLAVTPVKFGISFTLTHYNQAGALVHIYHDGSVQVNHGGTEMGQGLHTKILGIAARELGLPASAIRMMTTSTDKVPNTSATAASSGADLNGMAVAAACTTLRERLAPVAAALLGTSPDQIEFFQGDVRAKHSGQALPFAQVCAKAYTERVSLSATGFYKTPGIHWDWKTATGRPFHYFACGMAVAEVEVDGYTGMQRVRRVDIVHDVGDSLNPGVDRGQIEGGFVQGMGWLTSEELKWDTKGRLLTHSASTYQIPDISDAPMEFNVTLMPKASQPNTIHGSKAVGEPPLMLAIAVREAIRDAVSAFGGTGEVPLASPATGEAIYAAIQARQQL from the coding sequence TTGGCCACCACCTCCACCTTCGCCTTCACCCTCAACGGCGCCCCCGTGCGCATCGAGGGCCTGTCCCCCACCACCACCCTGCTCGACTGGCTGCGCTCCACCGGCCGCACCGGCAGCAAGCAGGGCTGCGCCGAGGGTGACTGCGGCGCCTGCACCGTCGCCGTGGTGGACCGCGACGCGGACGGGAAACCCACCTACCGCGCGATCAACAGCTGCATCGCCCTTCTCCCGATGTTTGCCGGCCGCGAGGTCGTCACCGTCGAGGGTCTCGCCACCGGCGACCACCTTCACCCGGTCCAGCAAGCCATGGTCGGCAACTACGGCTCCCAGTGCGGCTATTGCACGCCGGGCTTCGTCGTCTCGCTCTTCGAGGGTTACTACCGCAAGGGCTGCACCGGCCCCGCCGCGATCAACGATCAGGTCTGCGGCAACCTCTGCCGCTGCACCGGCTACCGCTCCATCCGCGATGCCGCGCTCGAGGCATATGATAGTCGTGGCCCGGGTCGGGAGACGCGTGCCACCTCCGACTCCTTTGCCGCCCGCCTCAAAAAGCCCGTCCCCGCCCCCGCCGCCCTCGACTATGCGGCCGGCGCCGACCGCTTCTTCCGCCCCACCACCCTCGCCGAGCTCTTCCGCCTCCGGAAAAAATTCCCCGCCGCCCGCCTCGTCGCCGGCGCCACCGAGATCGGCGTGGAGCTGAACAAGAAATTTAAGTCCTTTCCGCTCCTCATCTCCACCGAGGCCGTCGCCGAGCTCACGCGCATTCGCCGCACCCCGGCCGGCTGGCGCATCGGTGGCGCCGTGACCCTCACGGCCGTCGAGGAGAAGGTTGCCCCCCACAACCCGCCGCTCGCCCGGATGCTCCGCCTCTTCGCCGCCCGCCAGATCCGGAACCGCGCCACCCTCGGCGGCAACATCGCCACCGCCTCCCCCATCGGCGACAGCGCCCCCGTCCTCCTCGCCCTCGACGCCTCCCTCGTGCTCGCCACCGCGCGGCGCACCCGCACCGTGCCGCTCGCCGACTTCTTCACCGGCTACCGCCAGACCCTCCTGCAACCGGGCGAGGTCATCAAGGAGATCGTCCTGCCCAAATACGCCGCCGCCCGCGGCCGCCAGCGCCGCGCCGACTTCGTGAAGGTGTCGCACCGCACGGAACTCGACATCAGCATCGTGGCCGCCGCGTTCTGCGTGGATGTCGACAAAAAGGGCATCGTCCGCCACGCCCGCCTCGCGTACGGCGGCGTCGCCGAACGCCCGCGTCGCGCCCTGAAAACCGAAGCCCTCCTTCTCGGCAAAACCTTCGCCGAATCCGCCGATCTCGCCGCCGAAGCCCTCCGCGGCGAGTTCACCCCGATCGACGACGTCCGCAGCGGCGCCGCCTACCGGCGCGGGCTGGTCGTCTCCCTCTGGCAAAAATTCGTCTCCGGCGAACAGAGCCTCGTGCACGACCTGCCGCCCGACTATGCCTACCAGGGCGCCTGGCCGGTCGACGAGGCCACCAAGGCCCTGCGCCACGAAAGCGCCGCCGGCCACGTCACCGGCCGCGCCCTCTACGTGGACGACACCGCGCAGCGCCGCCCCATGCTGGACGTCTGGCCCGTGATGGCTCCGCACGCCCGCGCCAAAATTCTCCGCCGCGACATCTCCGCCGCGCTGAAAGCCCCGGGCGTCGTCGCCATCCTCCTCGCCGAGGACATCCCCGGCGAAAACAACACCGGGCCCGCCCGCCACGACGAACCGCTCCTCGCCCAGGACGAGGTGCTCTTCCACGGCCAGACCGTTGCCATCGTCGTCGGTGAATCCCCGCAGGCCTGCCGCGCGGCCGCCGCGCTGGTCCGGGTGGACTACGCCCCGCTGCCCGCCGTGCTTGGGCTCAAGGCCGCCGTCGCGGCGGATAGCTTCCACACCGACTGGCACGCACTCTCCCGCGGCGACTGCGCCGCGGCGCTGACCGCCGCCCCGCGCTCGTTCGAGGGCGAGTTCGAGTTCGGCGGCCAAGAACACTTCTACCTCGAAACCCAGGCCGCGTGGGCCGAGCCGGGCGAGGACGGCGCCGTGCTCATCAACTCCTCCACCCAGCACCCGTCCGAGATCCAGGCCATCGTGTCCGAGGTCCTCCACCTGCCCCGCCACAAGATCGTGGTCCAGGCCCCGCGCATGGGCGGCGGTTTCGGCGGCAAGGAAACCCAGGGCAACGCCATCGCCGCGATCGTCGCGCTGGCCGCCCGCAAAACCGGCCGGCCCGTGCGCTGGCAGCTCGACCGTGACCTCGACATGACGCTCACCGGCAAGCGTCATCCCTTCCACGCCAAGTTCCGGATCGGCCACGACGTCGACGGCCGCGTGCTCGCCGCCGACGTGACGCTGGTCGCCGACGGCGGCTGGTCGCTCGATCTCTCCCTGCCCATCGCCGACCGCGCCCTCTTCCACCTCGACAACGCCTACTACCTCCCGGCCGTGGCCTTCCGCAGCCGCGTGGCCAAGACCAACGTGACTTCCCACACCGCCTTCCGCGGCTTCGGCGGTCCGCAGGGCATGCTTGTGATCGAGGAGATCATGGATCGTGTCGCCCGCCGCACCGGCCTCGCGCCCGAGGTCGTGCGTGAACGCAATCTCTACCACGGCACCGGCGAGACCAACCGCACGCATTACCACGAGGATATCGGCGACAACCGCCTCCAGTCGCTGTGGCACCAGGCCCGGGAGAACGCCGGGTTCCCGGCCCGCCGCGCCGCGATCGCCGCGTGGAACGCCGCCCACCCCCGCATCAAGCGCGGCCTGGCGGTCACGCCGGTGAAATTCGGCATCAGTTTCACCCTCACCCACTACAACCAGGCCGGCGCGCTCGTTCATATCTACCATGACGGTTCCGTTCAGGTGAACCACGGTGGCACCGAGATGGGCCAGGGCCTCCACACCAAGATCCTCGGCATCGCCGCCCGCGAGCTCGGCCTGCCCGCGTCGGCCATCCGGATGATGACGACCAGCACCGACAAGGTGCCCAACACTTCCGCCACCGCCGCCTCCAGCGGCGCCGACCTCAACGGCATGGCCGTCGCCGCCGCCTGCACCACCCTTCGCGAGCGCCTGGCCCCCGTGGCCGCGGCTCTGCTGGGCACTTCGCCCGACCAGATTGAATTCTTCCAAGGCGACGTCCGCGCGAAGCATTCAGGCCAGGCCCTCCCCTTCGCCCAGGTCTGTGCCAAGGCCTACACCGAGCGCGTCAGCCTCTCCGCCACCGGCTTCTACAAAACCCCCGGTATCCACTGGGACTGGAAAACCGCCACCGGCCGCCCCTTCCACTACTTCGCCTGCGGCATGGCCGTGGCCGAGGTCGAGGTCGATGGCTACACCGGTATGCAACGCGTGCGCCGCGTCGATATCGTGCACGACGTCGGCGACTCCCTGAACCCCGGCGTCGACCGCGGCCAGATCGAGGGCGGCTTCGTGCAGGGCATGGGCTGGCTCACGAGCGAGGAATTAAAGTGGGACACCAAGGGCCGCCTCCTCACGCACAGCGCCAGCACCTACCAGATCCCCGACATCAGCGACGCGCCCATGGAGTTCAACGTCACGCTGATGCCCAAGGCGTCCCAACCGAACACGATTCACGGCAGCAAGGCCGTCGGCGAACCGCCGCTCATGCTCGCCATCGCCGTCCGCGAGGCCATCCGCGACGCCGTGTCCGCCTTCGGTGGCACCGGCGAGGTCCCCCTTGCCTCCCCCGCCACCGGCGAGGCCATCTACGCCGCGATCCAGGCGCGACAGCAACTGTAG
- the allE gene encoding (S)-ureidoglycine aminohydrolase, which translates to MPELFGHTRAHIGPRHALLTPHNHVNSAVPGITGATSVILINPALGAKFAQLQVTFTHEGRAAQPASDLQTFGYVMSGGGALTVGKDKAKVGPGGYFYVPAGQSWSLTAPKAGTQLTLFQKKYAPLPGVATPAAIIGDVASVKGTPFLGDPAANLQVLLPDLPAFDMAVNVFAYQPGGHLPFVEVHVMEHGLLMLGGQGVYRLEDSWYPVEKGDVIWMGPYCPQWFVAMGKTPASYLYYKDVNRSAL; encoded by the coding sequence ATGCCCGAACTCTTTGGCCACACCCGCGCGCACATCGGCCCCCGGCATGCGCTCCTCACGCCGCACAACCATGTGAACAGCGCCGTCCCCGGCATCACCGGCGCGACGTCCGTCATCCTGATCAACCCGGCCCTGGGCGCCAAGTTCGCCCAGCTGCAGGTCACGTTCACCCACGAGGGCCGCGCCGCCCAGCCCGCCAGCGACCTCCAGACTTTCGGCTACGTCATGAGCGGCGGCGGCGCGCTCACCGTCGGCAAGGACAAGGCGAAGGTCGGCCCCGGCGGCTACTTCTACGTCCCCGCCGGCCAGTCCTGGAGCCTCACCGCCCCCAAGGCCGGCACCCAGCTCACCCTCTTCCAGAAGAAATATGCCCCGCTCCCCGGCGTCGCCACCCCCGCCGCGATCATCGGCGACGTGGCCTCGGTCAAGGGCACGCCCTTCCTCGGCGACCCCGCGGCCAATCTGCAGGTCCTCCTGCCCGACCTCCCGGCCTTCGACATGGCCGTCAACGTCTTCGCCTACCAACCCGGCGGCCATCTCCCCTTTGTCGAGGTCCACGTCATGGAACACGGTCTCCTCATGCTCGGCGGCCAGGGCGTTTACCGCCTGGAGGACTCCTGGTACCCGGTCGAAAAGGGCGACGTGATCTGGATGGGCCCCTATTGCCCGCAATGGTTTGTCGCGATGGGCAAGACTCCTGCTAGCTACTTGTATTACAAGGACGTCAACCGGTCGGCCCTGTAA